In uncultured Methanobacterium sp., a genomic segment contains:
- a CDS encoding LL-diaminopimelate aminotransferase translates to MAVKINENYLLIKSNYIFSEINQRVEKYQNDNPDADIIRMGIGDVTRPLPEAVTQKFTEAVQEMGDPKSFRGYGPEQGYDFLIEEIIKNDYAPRGIDLSVDEVFVSDGAKCDTGNIQEIFDLSSTVAVTDPVYPVYVESNVMAGRTGPMMDDGRYQKLVYIPCTEENGFIPELPETPVDLIYLCFPNNPTGMALTTEQLAQWVDYARENNSIILFDAAYEAYIQEDDIPHSIYEIEGAREVAIEFRSFSKNAGFTGTRCAYTVVPKEVMGFDSAGNPHSLNSLWNRRQTTKFNGVSYPVQVAACGVYSPEGRAEIKESIDYYMQNASIIRNSLKDIGLRVYGGVNSPYIWVKTPGDMNSWEFFDLLLDEAHIVGTPGVGFGPSGEGYLRLTAFNTLENTEKAMERISKLSL, encoded by the coding sequence ATGGCAGTTAAAATCAATGAAAACTATTTGTTAATTAAAAGCAATTATATTTTCTCTGAAATTAACCAGAGGGTAGAAAAATACCAGAATGATAACCCCGATGCTGACATTATCAGGATGGGTATTGGAGATGTAACTCGACCCCTACCTGAAGCTGTAACTCAAAAATTCACAGAAGCTGTGCAGGAAATGGGTGATCCTAAATCATTCCGTGGTTATGGTCCAGAACAGGGTTATGATTTTTTGATTGAGGAAATTATAAAAAATGACTACGCTCCGCGGGGAATTGATCTATCTGTAGATGAAGTTTTCGTCAGTGACGGTGCTAAATGTGATACTGGTAATATTCAGGAAATATTTGATCTATCCAGCACTGTAGCAGTTACTGATCCAGTATACCCGGTTTACGTGGAAAGTAATGTTATGGCTGGAAGAACTGGTCCCATGATGGATGATGGTCGCTACCAGAAACTGGTTTACATTCCCTGTACTGAAGAGAATGGATTTATCCCTGAACTTCCTGAAACACCTGTGGACCTGATTTATCTATGCTTCCCCAACAATCCTACGGGTATGGCACTGACCACTGAACAGCTGGCACAGTGGGTGGATTACGCTCGTGAGAACAATTCAATCATTCTCTTTGACGCTGCTTATGAAGCTTACATTCAGGAAGATGACATTCCACATAGTATTTATGAGATTGAAGGCGCTCGTGAAGTGGCAATTGAATTCAGGAGCTTTTCTAAAAATGCTGGTTTCACTGGTACCCGTTGTGCTTACACTGTTGTTCCTAAGGAAGTTATGGGCTTTGACAGTGCAGGTAACCCCCATTCACTTAACAGTCTCTGGAATCGCCGCCAGACCACCAAGTTCAACGGTGTTTCCTATCCAGTACAGGTGGCTGCCTGTGGAGTTTACTCACCAGAAGGACGTGCTGAAATCAAGGAGTCCATTGATTACTACATGCAAAATGCTTCCATAATCCGGAACAGTTTGAAAGATATTGGTTTAAGGGTTTACGGTGGAGTTAATTCCCCTTACATCTGGGTTAAAACTCCTGGTGATATGAATTCATGGGAATTCTTCGATCTTCTACTGGATGAAGCACATATAGTGGGAACTCCTGGTGTGGGCTTCGGTCCCAGTGGTGAGGGTTATCTTAGATTAACTGCCTTTAACACCCTGGAAAATACAGAAAAAGCCATGGAAAGAATATCCAAGTTATCCCTCTAA
- the rfbD gene encoding dTDP-4-dehydrorhamnose reductase: MNVMIIGAEGMLGHDLEEIISAEHDVSTTTIHTLDITDIDKTIETVKNINPDVVVHAAAFTDVDGSESNADLAYNVNSLGTRNVAVACREADSALVYICTDYVFDGTKGTPYREYDQTNPLSVYGQTKHQGEVYIRDILDKFYIVRTAWLYGYHGPNFVTTMLKLAENHDSISVVSDQTGTPTYTVDLAKAINQLITKPAYGIYHVTNSDQCSWYEYAQLIFENAGIEIDLKPVTTEEFGSPAPRPLYSVLDNYNWKMEGFPEIRSYKEALKEYMGLL, from the coding sequence ATGAATGTAATGATTATCGGTGCAGAGGGAATGTTAGGGCACGATCTGGAAGAAATTATATCTGCTGAACACGATGTTAGTACTACTACCATTCACACTCTGGACATAACTGACATTGATAAAACAATTGAAACTGTGAAAAATATCAATCCTGACGTGGTTGTACATGCTGCGGCCTTCACCGATGTTGATGGAAGTGAATCAAATGCTGACTTAGCATACAATGTAAATTCACTGGGAACCCGAAATGTGGCAGTAGCCTGCCGTGAAGCAGACAGTGCCCTGGTTTACATATGCACAGACTATGTCTTTGATGGAACCAAAGGCACACCCTACCGTGAATATGACCAGACCAACCCACTGAGTGTATACGGACAGACCAAACACCAAGGAGAAGTTTACATCCGTGATATTCTGGATAAATTCTACATTGTCCGAACTGCCTGGTTATATGGTTATCATGGCCCCAACTTTGTCACCACCATGTTAAAATTAGCAGAAAACCATGATAGCATATCTGTGGTCAGTGACCAGACAGGAACTCCCACCTATACTGTGGATCTGGCTAAGGCCATAAACCAACTCATAACAAAACCAGCATACGGTATTTACCATGTAACCAACAGTGATCAATGTTCCTGGTATGAATATGCCCAACTGATCTTTGAAAATGCAGGTATTGAAATTGATTTAAAACCAGTTACCACTGAAGAATTTGGTAGCCCTGCCCCAAGGCCTTTATATTCTGTTTTAGATAATTACAACTGGAAAATGGAAGGTTTCCCTGAGATCAGAAGTTATAAAGAGGCTTTAAAAGAGTATATGGGACTTTTATAG
- a CDS encoding Mur ligase family protein, producing the protein MKCVVIGAGNAGRPAARILNYAGHQVQITDEKEMEEFPESVQKTLHKMAEEGVNLHLGLDDPTNIEDVDAVYISPNIPKDSPIRHYLIDNELKLIINQDIAKIMDNAINVDVIGVTGTLGKTSTTHIISEIFKNAGYNVWTCSSLSGNLLSEVIVEGIINGDHLKSDIAVLELPHGTIRLLSELKLKVGLITNIYSDHLSEFEGSLEKYINRKLMIVPSSEMIVASSQCRDKLKELTVLYYCSQNSDCDVSGYLKDGNIGIKYKLKGREGEFETEFNLKGYYFENSLAAATVALAYGLKEESIKNGLMKFKGIPGHLEYIGNYSGRDVHFDAAFVPEGIISTLKQFSQADGSDLIILIDNPDSTNPRDKLEIGKVLGEYAQVIIASGFNETTGILDMKSAHEVLEGAKDSDALKIATEDMVTAGEYSIKHSKPGDIILHIGPGAITNYEDLKSKMMKGIEEGCKKYS; encoded by the coding sequence ATGAAGTGTGTTGTAATAGGTGCAGGTAATGCTGGGCGACCAGCTGCCAGGATTTTAAATTATGCTGGTCACCAGGTTCAAATAACTGATGAAAAGGAAATGGAGGAATTTCCAGAGAGTGTTCAAAAAACCCTCCATAAAATGGCCGAAGAAGGTGTTAATCTTCATCTGGGGCTTGATGACCCCACCAATATTGAAGATGTGGATGCAGTGTACATTTCTCCAAACATACCTAAAGATTCTCCAATCAGACATTACTTGATTGATAATGAATTAAAATTAATTATAAATCAGGATATAGCTAAAATTATGGATAATGCCATAAATGTTGATGTTATAGGAGTAACTGGGACACTGGGAAAAACCAGCACTACCCATATCATCTCTGAAATCTTTAAAAATGCGGGATACAATGTTTGGACCTGTTCATCACTCTCAGGCAATTTACTCAGTGAAGTGATTGTAGAAGGAATTATCAATGGTGATCACCTCAAAAGTGATATAGCTGTGTTGGAATTACCACACGGCACTATCCGACTTTTATCAGAATTGAAACTTAAAGTGGGTTTAATAACCAATATTTATTCCGATCATCTTTCTGAATTTGAAGGTTCCCTGGAAAAATATATCAATAGAAAGTTAATGATAGTTCCTTCCAGTGAAATGATCGTTGCCAGCTCCCAGTGCAGGGACAAACTCAAGGAACTCACTGTGCTATATTACTGCTCACAGAACAGTGATTGTGATGTTTCTGGTTATCTTAAAGATGGGAATATTGGAATTAAATATAAATTAAAAGGACGAGAAGGGGAATTTGAAACAGAATTCAATCTAAAGGGATATTACTTTGAAAATTCTCTTGCAGCAGCTACTGTTGCTTTAGCTTATGGTTTGAAAGAAGAATCAATAAAGAATGGTTTAATGAAGTTTAAAGGTATTCCTGGACATTTGGAATACATAGGTAATTATTCTGGGCGTGATGTTCATTTCGATGCTGCTTTTGTACCTGAAGGTATTATTTCAACTTTAAAACAGTTTTCACAGGCTGATGGTTCTGACCTGATAATATTAATTGACAATCCTGACAGTACCAATCCCCGGGACAAGTTAGAAATCGGGAAAGTACTGGGTGAATATGCACAGGTGATCATTGCCAGTGGCTTTAATGAAACCACCGGTATACTGGACATGAAATCCGCACATGAAGTACTGGAAGGGGCAAAAGATTCGGATGCACTTAAAATAGCCACAGAAGACATGGTGACTGCAGGTGAATATTCCATTAAACATTCCAAACCTGGAGATATCATACTGCATATTGGTCCAGGTGCTATAACCAATTATGAAGATCTAAAATCTAAAATGATGAAGGGCATAGAGGAAGGATGTAAAAAATATTCTTAA
- the argJ gene encoding bifunctional ornithine acetyltransferase/N-acetylglutamate synthase produces the protein MKKIEGGICSVEGVKAAGACEDNYGVTVIHYPGSSAAAVFTRNKVQAAPIIITRESVKDGKLSAIVANSGNANCFTGKEGIQHAETMAFQVAEELDIPPADVAVASTGIIGRQLPLPIISKLINHALRRLSSSPEASKNAAEAIMTTDTFPKEFAVETTLDNGKTIRIGGITKGSGMIAPNMGTMLSFLVTDIEASPNELEEALKKSVEKTFNMVVVDGDESTNDIVILLSRPGHGNIDENFQEALDYLCSELAKMMARDGEGATKYMEVEVNGAKTLNEARIAARSIVKSPLVKTALFGADPNWGRIVAAVGYSGASMNEDTISVRLEDGERFVDIVNDGEIMAFEGTEELELAESIMEREEIKITVDMAIGDFKATAYGCDLSYEYVSINSEYST, from the coding sequence ATGAAAAAAATTGAAGGTGGAATATGTTCAGTGGAAGGTGTAAAGGCAGCTGGGGCCTGTGAAGATAATTATGGAGTAACAGTTATTCATTACCCTGGAAGCAGTGCTGCAGCAGTGTTTACCAGAAATAAAGTTCAAGCCGCCCCCATAATCATCACCCGCGAATCAGTTAAAGACGGGAAACTATCCGCTATTGTTGCCAACAGTGGTAATGCCAATTGTTTTACAGGTAAAGAAGGTATTCAACACGCTGAGACCATGGCTTTCCAGGTAGCTGAAGAATTGGACATTCCACCAGCTGATGTAGCAGTTGCATCCACCGGGATCATCGGACGCCAGCTACCCTTACCCATTATCAGCAAGTTAATCAACCATGCACTGCGAAGACTTTCAAGTTCCCCTGAAGCATCTAAAAATGCTGCAGAGGCTATAATGACTACTGACACTTTTCCAAAGGAATTTGCAGTTGAAACAACACTAGATAATGGTAAAACCATTCGTATTGGTGGTATTACCAAGGGTTCGGGAATGATAGCTCCTAATATGGGGACAATGCTTTCGTTTTTAGTCACGGATATTGAAGCCAGCCCCAATGAACTGGAAGAAGCATTAAAGAAATCTGTTGAAAAAACTTTTAACATGGTAGTTGTGGATGGTGATGAAAGCACCAATGACATAGTTATTTTATTATCCCGACCTGGACATGGAAACATTGATGAGAATTTCCAGGAAGCACTGGACTACCTGTGCAGTGAGCTGGCCAAGATGATGGCCAGAGATGGTGAAGGTGCAACCAAATACATGGAAGTGGAAGTTAACGGTGCTAAAACCTTAAATGAAGCCAGAATTGCAGCCAGGTCCATAGTTAAATCACCTCTGGTAAAAACTGCCCTTTTTGGGGCTGATCCAAACTGGGGCCGTATCGTGGCAGCAGTGGGATACTCCGGAGCCAGCATGAACGAAGACACAATTAGCGTTCGTTTGGAAGATGGTGAAAGATTTGTGGATATTGTAAATGATGGTGAAATAATGGCCTTTGAAGGGACCGAAGAACTGGAACTTGCAGAAAGTATAATGGAAAGGGAAGAAATTAAAATAACCGTTGACATGGCCATTGGAGATTTCAAAGCAACAGCTTATGGTTGTGACCTCAGCTATGAATATGTAAGTATCAATTCAGAATACTCCACATAA
- a CDS encoding metallophosphoesterase has product MALIAHISDLHVGSLSFSEELILNVIDRINEMGVDATIVTGDLSDNGYYNELKQASEYLEQFKTPLLVVPGNHDSRHLGNICFEELIKDRYGTLKVKNHGFKVIGLDSSEPDLNFGKVGRSQQSFMEKAMKNASKEGLFKIIALHHHIIPVPRTGRERNVLSDAGDILMSLIENKADLVLSGHKHVPHTWIVHETVFATAGTVSSFKLRGKDTPSFNTINIDEEHIDILLNTANGETHRLAKYENRCR; this is encoded by the coding sequence ATGGCATTGATTGCCCATATTTCTGACCTTCACGTGGGATCCCTATCCTTCAGTGAGGAACTGATCCTGAATGTCATTGACCGGATCAATGAGATGGGAGTTGATGCCACCATTGTCACTGGAGATCTATCTGACAATGGATATTACAATGAATTAAAACAGGCATCAGAATATCTGGAGCAGTTCAAAACACCACTTCTAGTGGTGCCTGGGAACCATGACTCCCGCCACCTGGGAAACATTTGCTTTGAGGAACTTATCAAAGACAGGTACGGTACACTTAAGGTTAAAAATCATGGATTCAAAGTAATTGGACTGGATAGCAGTGAACCCGATCTCAACTTCGGTAAAGTGGGCAGGTCACAGCAGAGTTTCATGGAAAAAGCCATGAAAAATGCATCAAAGGAAGGATTATTTAAAATCATTGCATTACACCATCACATAATTCCCGTACCCCGTACAGGCCGTGAAAGGAATGTTTTAAGTGATGCTGGTGATATATTAATGTCATTAATTGAAAATAAAGCAGACCTGGTCCTTTCAGGCCATAAACATGTTCCCCACACATGGATAGTTCATGAAACTGTCTTTGCCACTGCTGGAACAGTTTCATCCTTTAAACTCAGGGGGAAAGATACACCCTCCTTTAATACAATTAATATAGATGAAGAACATATAGATATCCTCTTGAACACTGCCAATGGTGAAACCCACCGTCTGGCAAAGTATGAAAACAGGTGTAGGTGA
- a CDS encoding nascent polypeptide-associated complex protein translates to MLPGAGMNPKQLKQMQRAMKQMGMDTKDVKGVTEVIIKFKNKELIITNPKVNLMNFMGQDTYQISGKSTERAIETELIIPDDDVDLVATQTGVSQEEARKALEETGGDLAEAILRLS, encoded by the coding sequence ATGTTACCTGGCGCAGGAATGAACCCCAAACAATTAAAACAAATGCAAAGAGCCATGAAACAGATGGGCATGGACACGAAAGATGTTAAAGGTGTCACTGAAGTTATCATTAAATTTAAAAATAAAGAACTGATAATCACTAATCCCAAGGTTAACCTCATGAACTTCATGGGACAGGATACCTATCAAATATCTGGAAAAAGCACAGAAAGAGCAATTGAAACTGAACTTATCATACCCGATGATGATGTGGACCTGGTGGCCACCCAGACCGGGGTCAGTCAGGAAGAAGCCAGAAAAGCCCTGGAAGAAACTGGTGGTGACCTGGCTGAGGCTATCCTGAGGTTAAGTTAA